The window gtttgcccaaggcctcaagcagacaagtggtggagttggaattagaacccatgacctcctgactcccaggcccttgctctatccactatgccatgctgcttcccatgctactCCCCTAGGTACACAGCTTTAGCCGACGAGAACTTTGCATCCTGAAACACATTGAAGATCCAGGGAATTACCTAGGAGAGTTTTCTCAAAGCCTGGAAGCATAGTCTTTTACTGGATTCCaagttttttaaaatgatatttaagtgcttactatgtgccaggcactgtactaaacactgggatagatataagctaatcaggttggacgcaatccatgtcccacatagggctctcgcagccttaatcccccattttgcaaatgagggaactgaggcctggagatgtGAAGTATTTTCCCCTAGGTAACACAGGGGATCTATGGCATAGCAAAGATTGGAACCaggcctctgactcgcaggcccgtgctttagccattaggccacactgcttcactctgTTTTATATCACTTAGTCTGCTCTGCTGGCTTGTGGGTGCCCTCTTCTCAGAAGCATGTAGGATTTACCCCTCTTtttcacagcccttatgtacataacccTTAATTTaggtcatttcccctttctgaaatTTACATTAGTatcagtctcccctgctaggttATAATTTCTTttgtatatggtatttgttaaacgtttactatgtgccatgcactgtactaaactaatgAGTTAACtatgttggactcagtccctgtcccacatggagctctcctttttacagatgaggtaactgggacccaaagcagtaaagtggcttgctcaaggtgatacagcagataagtagaagagcaggattagaacccaggtctttctgactccaaggcttgtgttctctccactaggccacactgcttctcttgagaacagggattatgcctactaactcttctgtacacccccaaatgcttagtacaatgctgtgtccGGAATAAGTACtttgtaaataatattgattgattgtgatgaTAATTTATTATTTTGGTCTCCTATACCTATAGAATTTATCAATTTcttcctttgtgtcaagcactgtgcgaagcaagTCCACTAAGCTATAGTTATGAATAATTTGTTTTTTATGATTTTTCCACTGTGCATTTCCTCAGCACTTTGCCCCATTAGAAAAAAAGTGTTTTCCAAATTCAGTTATAGGCACaatgattaaaaaaagagagacagctgATCCTCACAATAGTCATTTGTCCCAGGCAGTCAAGAAATGAATGGCcggctttctttcccttttatgaGAATAACAATGAAATTCACAATAAAATCTTAGAATATTGCAGTTAACAATATGGCAGGCTTCCTCCTTGCTAGATTCTGGGGCTTTGATTCATTTATCTCTTCCACTTGAATTCCCAGTTTTTTAAATAAACTGGATTTTTTTGGGAATAAATAAGGTTTTCTGTAATTATTAAGTCCAGAATTGTTTGTAGCTGTTTATTTGGGAGGAGCATCATGGTGTAACAGAGCATGGagcacctgggttcaaatcctggctctgtcacctgtccgctgtgtggccttgggcaaatctcatcacttctctttgcctcagtttcctcacctgcaaaatggggattaagactgtgagcaaagTGTGGAACTGgctcattatcttgcatttacccaagcagtttgcacagtgcctgccacatagtaagtgcttaataaaaaccataaaaaaagtatctttgctcttcctttcccctttttctttgcccttgtcccacatggaactcacattctaaactgtaagggaaagcagggatcttatccccattttacagatgagaaaactaaggcccagagagcataaatgacttgcccaggttcactcaTCAGATTGGAGGCAGAGTGGGGTttgggacccaggtcttctgactcccagccccaagcacttTCTGAACAGAGAGTTGGTGGAAAATGATTTGGTTGATACACTGGGAAAAAGGGAAACTGAGATTTTCATAAATTCAAGCCCTTTGATCACAAACGTAATCAGGAAATTCGGAACGCAATGTTCCTGCCAAGTGATTAGTGTTTATTGACTTAAATCTATGTACTTaaccatccagtgcttagaaatagcTTCTAAAATGAGCTTAGAACAATCATTTCATTCCCAGCTTCCTATTGGGAGCCTAAATGCACCACAAATGCCCCTGAAATGCATGAAGAAAATAGTTGAAAAAATGTGAGTTGACAATTTTTGAGCACTGGCAAAAACTTAGGTCATTTCAGCCCATTCACTTGCAAAATCAGTGTTTTACATTTCTGCAGCAGCTCTCATTTACTTGGTTTTAAAAAGGTGAGTCTTTCTCTCCCAACAGAATTCAGGACTGTTCTTTGTAGCAAGAAACAACTGTCATTCCCTAACTGCCCTATTTACTGGCTTCATAAAATGGTCCCCAAAATTCGGTTTCCCACAAATATTTGAGGAACCCATTCTCCTTTGTTTATATAGTATTTAAATGCatactatttgttgccgaattgtacattccaagcgcttagtacagggctctgcacatagtaagcactcaataaatactactgaatgaatgaatgaatgtcaggcactgtgctaggcgctggggatagatataagctaatccggttggacccaatctgtatccccatggggttcactgtcttaattcccattttacaaatgtaactgaagcccagagaagcaaagtgacttgcccaagaacacaaacagcaggcaagtggcagacctgggattagaacccaggttcttcagactcccagacccgaactctatccactaggccacgttgctaccTTTTGAGATGTGTCCTGGAAGTAGAATGAAGGGTCAGCGATctttctatttgccaaacacAAAGTTCTTATTTGCTCtgagcagcaggtaagtggctgttGCCAAACTGCTTTGTGTTCTTTGTGTTCTGTTTCCGTGGTTATCTCACATCTATCCTTGTTGAAAACTGGAAAAGTGCCAagtgaagtattttttttttttaggaggcaTGATTTGCTCAAGTTGCAGCTCCTGGAGTTTATATCTGCCATGCCTCTCACCTCCTTGTCCAGGGTAAACCAGCCATTTAAACAATAGCATCTACTAAGCACAAattggtacagagcactgtgttaggcactTGGAAGACCACAATAAAACTAAAATGCCATGTTCCCTGACCTTGGGGAGCTtaccattttgggcagggagataGGCAGACATAAAGTGTATACGTACAGTTGAAGCAGGATGAGAAACAGATTAAACTGGTAACGTACAGagtgtggaaaaaaataaatgaataattaaatggAATATGGACTttgatgattgtggtgtttaagtgtttactctgtgccaagcaccgtactaaacgctgggctagatagaaattaatcaggttggaagtcatccctgttccacatgggattcagtctaGAAGAGCAGGGGAACAggtgaaggaagagaagcagtgtgatgtaaTGTATAGAcctcaggcttgggggtcagaaggacctgggttctaatcctagctccgccacttgtgtgctgtgtgaccgtgggcaagtgatttcacttccctgggcctcagttccctcatctggaaaaaaggggattaagggttgtgagccccacatgagacatgtatggtgtctaatttgattagcttgtaattaccccagtacccagtacagtctctggcacatactaagtgtttaaataccataaaaaaacatattttccccattcaccacctcagcacttacatacccaCACTCATCCATTGCACTTTTGGACAGTTACATGCTCTTCTATTTAGGCACTGaactgttcattcagtcaatcaatcactggtatttattgagtacttactgtgtgcagagttctgtactaagcatttgggcacgtacaatacagcaagagttggtagacacattccctgcccacaacaagtttacagtctacaggtagagacagacactaatctaaataatttataatatataatttgcaggtatatatttacatataaatcaatggtaataagcatttagtacagtgctctgcacatagttagctctcagtaaacaccactgactgattggtatttattaggtgcctcccctctccatctttccattcccttttttctcctctctgaaaGATTGTCTGCCCTCCCCCGCCATtaaattgtaggcagggattgtgcctctcccccacccccattgatTCTCCCAGTGgataatacaatgttctgcattcagcaggagctcaataaatgtggctaTTCATTAACGGAACTGGAAATAGAATGTAGAGCTGTTGATTTTGCCGATTatgtggtcactgaggctgaGACATTCTGCTCCTCCAGGCTGGTGTCTGGAGCATCTCTCTAggttgtaagatcattgtgggcaggaaatgtgtctgtttattattgtattgtactctcccaagtgcatagtacagtgctctgcacacagtaaacgctcaataaatacgactgaatgaatgaaatgcagtttCTCCAAGGCCCGATCACTCTTCTGTTCGTGGCCTCTCTCTGGGTGTGGGTCACTTTATTCAGAGCCCTTCAATCAGCCAGTTGGTGGGCAGACATAGGTGAAAACAAAGCAAGGCTCTGATTTCAAAAGAGGTGGATGGTCATTTTTAGTGGACTATGTCTTCGTAGAGGGTAGCATCCCTTTTAGTGAAGTATTAAGGCGGGTTCATGAGAGCCATGACAAGCTGAGTTGCCCAaagacccccccccgcccaaatcaaacagaaatgaATAGGGATTCCAGCCACAATTTCTGAATTATTTTTTGGGGGGCTTAGTTTAGTCCTCCAAATATTTGGAAAGTTGTTCATTCCCAGTGCAATAGGTAGAGTAGCAACACATATCTGAAGATTGGGGTAGTTTCACCAATTAGTTTCACAAGGATTGGGATACTAAACAAAGAGGATAGACTAAATTTTAAGGAAGAATTTGTTAACAGGGTGATAAAACTCCAGAAACAGGCTCCTggtgggggggcgcggggggctttGGAGGCTTGACCCTTGGAGGTATCTGAGAACAGACTTAGACAATCACTACTCTCTCTATTTTCTAGCCATTTCCTAATATTGAGGCAGTGGGTTGGATGAGATGGTTTTCTCGCTCTAAGGATCTATGCTTTGCATTTGCAAAGGAAATCTCTTGGAATACTTGACCTCATTCTTGGCTCCAAGTTTTATGAAGCATTTTAAAATTTCAGAAACATAACAATTTTCTCCAGTAAAAAAATCACCATAGCAACAGAATCAGATGTTTACTAAAAAAGTCTGAATTTATCATGCAAGTTGATTAAAACATCTGAATTCAGCAGTGTGACTAGATaagcatcatggcccagtggacgagggtgggcctgggaggcataggacctgggttctaatctcagttctgcctcgcagctgcttgtgtgaccttggggaagtcatttaatttctgggtgcatcagttacctcatttgtaaagtgggcattaaatcctactccctcctacttagaccttaaaCCTCTAagtgggtcagagattgtgtccatcctaaatggtatctaccccagtgcttagaatagtgctggacacatagtaagctcttaacaagtaccattatttttattcagtTCAATAGAGATAGGATAGGCTGCTTACTTGAGTTCAACATATATATTTCACCTGGTTCTTTCACTGTATTGCTGGATTGTGTTTCTGTTTAAATAATCCTCCCTTTTCTAAACATCAGGTACTTTGGCAGTACTTTCAATGCTGTAATGTTCCAAAGTGTATTCTGCCTGTCCATTCTTTTATAAGTAACTGGACACTAAACAAATGTTTATTCAAAAACGTTAAAGGACTGAAGATAGATTGCTCACAAATGCTTATAGCTGCTAGCAGCTACCTGTTTCATTTCTTTTCTATATCCAAAGCGGTGCTTTTCAACCAGTATTTCTTCATTTCACACAGCACTGTCACTGAATTCTTTTCTTAGAGTAGCACATTGTCCAGTGGTACAGGAGGTAAGGAAATGAATCCAGAAAGCTTACGTGCCCTTTGGAAGACTCAAAATTCAGCTGAGACTGAAGTTGGGAAAGGCTGTTGCAGTGTCCAGCTTCCTTCATTGCTTGGATCCTGGAATATGTCTCAGACGGTTCCTCCATCTGTCACCCAAATGCAGTAGTTTAATGTCAAGTGGCAAGGCGAGGTTACAGTGAGGTCctggtatccattcattcagtcagtcagtcatatttattgagtatttactgtatgcaaagcactggtacCCAGATCCTAAGTGCAAAACCAACACCATGCTTTCCAAAGATGGGAAACAACCAgcactgaacaataataatgctaataatcacggtatttgttaagaacttactaagtgtcagacacCTTTGtcgtgtacacacacatacaacacCGTTTCAGAAACGGCGGGGATGAGAGCTTCAGAGGTTGGAAGGTTTGGGGTAGATGAGCCTTCAGGCACTAGCAGGGCAGAGCAAAACTGTCGctcagcagtaagcgctcagttcgtaccactgactgacaattCATAATGAACTTGCCCAAATTGTGCTCCAGCATTTTACACAACTGGATTTTTATGCTTTTAGTTTCCATAGTGTTCCTCGGCTGCAATTCTAGCAGACATTAATCAGAGAAAGAAAGATTTAAAGGCTCTGCCTTGGGTGACAGTAAAGCCTGATATCCATTTTGTAGAAGACAATTTCAGTATCTTGTTTTATATGCACTCTTCAGCCAATCTTCACTGAATCAATTCAAAACGCCAGTGTTGTTTTGGGACAAatcaagcattagggtagatacaagataatcaggttgtacaagtctaaggagaaggaggaggatttaatcctcattttacagataaggtaactgaggcatagagaagttaattgatttgcccaaagtcacacagcagacaagtggtggggcctggattagaactcaggtactctgactcccagaccccggttctttccactaggccacactgtttcttatcTATCTGTAGATTGGCTTTGTATGTATGAGATATCAATTTAGAGCTCCAGTTTTAAGGgattttttaaacggtatttaagtgctttactacgtgccaggcactgtactaaactttggggtggatacaagctaatcaggttggacacagtctaggtcccacatggggctcacagtcttaatctccattttacagatgagggaactgaggcccagagaagtgaagtgatttgcccaaggtcatagacaagtgctggaggcagggttagaacccagatcctttgccaggctcttgctctatctacGAGGCCACACTAGTCTCAGGAGTGTTGGTTAGAGACCAAGGTCAGAATTATCCAAGAGAGAGAAAGGTCCTGTTTGGGTGACCACTGGTGACTTGTGTATCTGTCATAAAGGAGTGCAATTGGTCCATTAATCTGTCCATTTATGTAATTTGAGTCGGGTAAGATTGCAGCCTGATTATGGCTCTTCTGTTTGTGCTAAAGGTGTGGTAGAGTTGAAGGTTAAAGATGCAAACACTTTATTTGGGAGCAGATTGCAATAGGTGCTAAAGATCAGGGAGGCTTGGAGGGTGGGGAATCATTTCAGAAGTAGAGCAAACACACAAGGTATTCTTTTCCCTTTCGAAAGGTATGATGCCAGATCTCAAACGGAACACAGTAGGAAGAAAGATCGAGCAAAGGGAAACGTGAGCTTTTGCATGTGCTCTGAATAGGGCAGCCTTTGAAACAAGCCCCGTGGCAAGTCGGTGCAGGAATTTAACTTTTTTACTTAAAGCAGTAGAGTAAAGgagaatgaggtaggaggggtgtaGTAGATCGCCTTTCTCGAGCTTGGTTTCAAACGCGGTCTTTTTCCTCCTACATCTAGTTCTTTACCAAAGGTGATGGATGAAAAGCCCCGTGAGGATCGTCGGTTTTTAACTGCAAGTAACCAGTATCCCAAAGAAGTTGTGAGGAAACGGCAGAATTCTGGACGCAACTCCAAGGGGAGTGATTCATCCAGGTTGTCCAGAAAAAGCTTCCGCCTGGACTATAGATTGGAGGAAGATGTAACTAAGtcaaagaaaggaaaagatgggagatTTATCAACCCTTGGCCAACCTGGAAGCACCCGACTCTTCCCAATATTTTAAAATGGGCAGTTATGGAGAAAAACCACAGCGGCGTTCCAAGTTCCAAAGAGGTattgtatttttttcccttttttatagCACTTGCTATTTTTTTCACGGTACTTCACATCACTCTGGGTTTATGGTTTTCCTAGTTTTATGACTGAGAGGGGCTGCAGCAAGGTGAGGGAGTTGGCCAAGGCCAAAAAAATCAGAACACATGGATTTGGAACTAGGCCCCAGagtagaagccgtgtggcttagtggaaagagcccgggcttggaagtcagaggatgtaacTCTGCTGTAACagtgaggccacgctgcttctctgacggggagagtggtggtggttgGTTGGATGCAAAGAGGGATGATGTTTTGCAGGAAAGTGGGGAGGTGCTTTATCTttataataaatgaatgaaatgaaaaaatgaGTGCTTTTACATGATGTTTCAATTCCATCACACAAAGGAGTGAACACGTaaaaggttgcgggttctaatccctgctctgcctcttgtctgctgtgtgacgtctctttagttctctgagcctcagttccatcatctgtaaaatggggatggagaccgtgagcccagtgagaggcaaggactttgtccaactacTGGATTTCCTTGTCtccaacccagcgctcagtagagtgcctgatacacagtaagtgcttatcaaccgccacaattgttattatcgttgttaCTATTAGGAATTGGACAGAGAGCTTCCCGTGCTGCCCCCCTACTTCATCGAGAACCCCGAGCTAGCTGGGACGAAGAGAGCCGGGATGCGGGTCACGTGGCTGGGGCACGCCACGCTCTTGGTGGAAATGGACGAGCTGACGCTCCTCACCGACCCCATCTTCAGCCAGCGGGCGTCCCCGGCCCGGTTGATGGGCCCTAAGCGATTCCGCGGGCCCCCGTGCTCCGTGGGCCAGCTCCCCCGGATCGACGCCGTCCTGATCAGCCATGACCACTACGACCACCTGGACCGCCGCACCGTGCTGGCTCTGAACGAGCGCTTCGGCGGGGAGCTGAGGTGGTTCGTCCCGCTGGGCCTCTTGGCCTGGATGCAGAGGCGTGGCTGTGAGAATGTGATCGAGCTGGACTGGTGGGAGGAGAACTGCGTCCCCGGCCACGACAACGTGACCTTCGTCTTCACTCCTTCCCAGCACTGGTGCAAGAGGACACTGACGGACGACAACAGGATTCTCTGGGGAAGCTGGGCTGTCTTGGGGCCCTGGAATCGGTTTTTCTTTGCAGGGGATACTGGGTATTGTGCGGCTTTTGAGCAGATTGGAAAACGGTATGGGCCTTTCGATCTTGCTGCTATCCCCATTGGAGCCTATGAACCACGGTAGGtgaactgaataataatgaaaataataatggtatttgtgaagcacttactgcatgccgtgcactggagtagatagaaattactcagtttggacagagtccctgctccccgtggggttcacagtcttaatccccattttatgggtaaggtgactaactgaggcacagagaagtaaagtgacttgcccaaggtcacacagcagacaagtggcggagcagggattagaacccacatcctatgactcccaagcctgtgctcttgccactaggccttactgcttctcagtttctagGGTTTCCAAAAAAGAACACCACCCTTGTGAGGCTAGTTTGCTGAAGTCAAAAAAATCTGTggttatttttctttaaaatggtatgtgttaaggtgcttactatgtgctgggcactgtactaagcactgggggagatgcacactaatcgggttggacacagttcatgtcccatctggggctcgcagtcttagcccccgttttacagatgaggtcactgaggctcagagaagtgaagtgacttgcccaaagacacactgcAGACttgtggaggggctgggattagaactcaggttcttctgaccgcccaggcctgggctcttttatTTATGAGGTTCTTGCGGGCCTTTTCCCATCCAACTGTAAATCGATGCTGTGAGGCCAGGCAAACTGTGCTGTTatagtggactttcccaagcacttagttcaatgcccaacacactgcaagtgctcaataaataccattgactgactgatttttaataataatgctacttgttaaacgctcactgtgtgccaagtactaagtgctggggtggatgcaagttaatcaggttggatcctaCCCacgggagtaggagggagaaggatttaatccccattttacagatgatttttaCAGATCAATGAGTGTCCACGACAGCTTATGCTTCCTCTTGGGCTAAATGTGGCTGGATCCCAGAGGGTAAAATTGGAGGTATTTACATTGAACAATTTCAGAACAATCTCAAAGGGACATCACAATGGGCTAGAAAAGATATTAGGATTAACATGCATCATCTTTCCTTCAGAAATTTAGTTCATCTTTCCAacttgtccccccccccctttttctgaTTTTTAAACAAGTTCTGAAAATGCCACATCAGTGTCTATTTCCTTCTCATGCTTGTATTTCCTGACAATTGAATCATTTCTTTACCACCACCGCATCCCCTCGCCCCTTGCTTTCCTGGATTTCTCCTTCTATTCAAGTAAGCTTATGAGACAAGATTGGTATTTACCCATAAATTCTGGAAGTGCATAGTCAGCTGGTCCTCAGTAAGTGGTATACGGTAATATTGGGAGTTTTCTGGATAGTGGTCTGCAATGGAAAGCTTCTATT is drawn from Ornithorhynchus anatinus isolate Pmale09 chromosome 13, mOrnAna1.pri.v4, whole genome shotgun sequence and contains these coding sequences:
- the NAPEPLD gene encoding N-acyl-phosphatidylethanolamine-hydrolyzing phospholipase D isoform X1, whose translation is MGVRRRWWLWCWPGLLSGPRPACPGLLRPVGPPPACPSLLRPVGPPPGTDTNGGTAASRAGGVEAGPGPLLVPAGSSGPRPSSLPKVMDEKPREDRRFLTASNQYPKEVVRKRQNSGRNSKGSDSSRLSRKSFRLDYRLEEDVTKSKKGKDGRFINPWPTWKHPTLPNILKWAVMEKNHSGVPSSKEELDRELPVLPPYFIENPELAGTKRAGMRVTWLGHATLLVEMDELTLLTDPIFSQRASPARLMGPKRFRGPPCSVGQLPRIDAVLISHDHYDHLDRRTVLALNERFGGELRWFVPLGLLAWMQRRGCENVIELDWWEENCVPGHDNVTFVFTPSQHWCKRTLTDDNRILWGSWAVLGPWNRFFFAGDTGYCAAFEQIGKRYGPFDLAAIPIGAYEPRWFMKYQHVDPEEAVRIHIDVQTKKSVAIHWGTFALANEYYLDPPAKLSEALERYGLKNEDFFVLKHGESRDLNVDAEAFE
- the NAPEPLD gene encoding N-acyl-phosphatidylethanolamine-hydrolyzing phospholipase D isoform X2, yielding MDEKPREDRRFLTASNQYPKEVVRKRQNSGRNSKGSDSSRLSRKSFRLDYRLEEDVTKSKKGKDGRFINPWPTWKHPTLPNILKWAVMEKNHSGVPSSKEELDRELPVLPPYFIENPELAGTKRAGMRVTWLGHATLLVEMDELTLLTDPIFSQRASPARLMGPKRFRGPPCSVGQLPRIDAVLISHDHYDHLDRRTVLALNERFGGELRWFVPLGLLAWMQRRGCENVIELDWWEENCVPGHDNVTFVFTPSQHWCKRTLTDDNRILWGSWAVLGPWNRFFFAGDTGYCAAFEQIGKRYGPFDLAAIPIGAYEPRWFMKYQHVDPEEAVRIHIDVQTKKSVAIHWGTFALANEYYLDPPAKLSEALERYGLKNEDFFVLKHGESRDLNVDAEAFE